The genomic region AGAAAGTGATAGTCAATTAAAAATGTTATGTAATATATTCAACCAATCACAATATATcacataataattaaattttttaaactaaaaataataaatttaaatttaaaaacatttttaattttgacTCACCATTGATCGAAATTGACTACCACTGACTAGCCGTTGATTGTCGTTGACAATTCACTTGAAGTTATTAGAATTTGTCATGTgttctctttttgtttttttttaatattatacatatcatattaattaaaaatgtaaaaatatataatttataaaaaataatttttataaaattctaaaatgtataaatataaattttaaaatatcaaaataatatataaaattgaaaattttgtaagAATTTAAAAagcatttaaatttttaaaaattgcaaAAAAACCCCTAAATTCTCAAATATATATTCTAAAAATTcctcataaattttatttttcaaaaactttaaattaatttaatttttatagaatatatattttaaaattttaagttttcttttgcaactttttagaatttaaaaccttttaatttttataaaaaattaatttttatatttagcttttgaaatttctatttatatattttagaattttataaaattttaaattttttgaattatttatattatatatataatttgtttacaattttaatcaatataatatgtataatattaaaaaaaattacgtTGCACGTTCTAATAGTCCCACATAAATAGTTGATGGCAGTCAACGATGGCCAACATTGGTCAACGCCAATCAACATTAATTAGGGCCAATCAACGTTGGTCAATGTCGGTCAAAAGCTAGCCAACAGTGAATCaaagtaaaaaatatttttaatttaaataaatttaattgtcaCATGACACATTGTGATTGGTTTAATGTGTCATGTGGCATATTTTAGTTAATGCCACTTGGTGGATGTATTTCATAATATTGGttaaaaagaaagacgaaacctGATAACTAAATTATAGCTTAAGTATAAATCTgaaaaacaaaattcaaatatcaaaattCGAAAACATGGACAAACTTAGCCTTAAGCcccaaaaaataaagaaataaagcaTTAGAAGGTATAATGGGAAGGGGACTGCAGTAGTGCCATTGGAGCTATAAGGGCAGGGTGGAGATACAGTATTCTCCACCGCGCCAGAGGATGAGACACAAATGGGGTTTCAGCACAGTTGGGACTACCAACTTACCCGCACTGACATTAATCGGCCTTCCAAATGGGCCCTACTCTACTgaaattttatagatttgatTGCATCCGTACCTTGGTGTCCTGCCACAATTTTGAACACATTCCTGACGTCGCAATCCCCAAGCAAGTCGAAGTTGAAAAAGAAAGCATTGTTTAGCCCTTCTACAAGTGGTCTGGCGTCAAACTTAGCTTTAGGCGATGCCATGACAAGCAAGTAAGAAGTAAGCTCTCGACCTTGTATAGACTTGATGTAGGCATTAAAGTCTATCAACTCATTAAATCTCCCTTCAAATACCTCTAACTTCCTTAATCTGGTAGCTTCCAATCCATTCATTTTTACGCTAGGTGATTTAACGTATAATACCAAACATTGCAAATAAGAAAGCCTAGGTAAAATTGCTATTGGCAGCTCGTTTAAGCTTTCAGTACATAAGTTGAGATATGTTAGATTTGCCAACATTTCCAAACCTTTAGGCACCTTTTCAATACCTGTACCCTGGAGGTCTAGCTTTCGTAAAGCCTTAAGCTTTTCTAGTGAAGGCACATATCTCAACTCCTTGCATCCACGAAGCACCAATGCGTTGAGTGTTTCCAAGTTTGATACGGAATTGGGCAATTGCTCAATACTAGTATAAGAAAGGTCAAGAACGCTGAGACTATGCATGTGCTGAAAGAATGATTCTGAAATCCTTTTCAAGGACTCATTGTTTTGTAATAACAAGGTCGAAAGATTTTGACAATTGGGTGACAAGCTTGGAGGAATTTCTGATACCATATTCATCATGAATGAAACCCTTTTAACATCTTTCCATTCTTGCTTGCTTGGTAAATCTTTCAATCCGGTGCCAGCTTTTACCATAAAATAAGGGTGTTTGatatacaatgccatatccctcATCAAATCATGCATCTTAACATCATCTCCAGCCATTTCCAACAAATAGTTGTTTACCAGCCTATTTAATATAGTATGACCCCTATCATGCAATTGTTGTCGACTCCCCCTTTCAAGAAATCCCTCATCTATCCAGTATTCTATTAATTCCACCCTTGGAATTCTACAGTCTTCTGGGTACAGTGAGCAATAAAGGAAACAATTTTGGATATTTGAATCTTCCAAACGGTCAAAACTGAACTTTAATCGCCCGTATATTTCTTTATCTGTGCCCTTCACACTTGTTATATGGTCACCTAACTCTGTTAATGCATTCCTCCAATCAACAACATCATATATTCCCTTCATGCTCCCGGCTATTACTGCTATGGCAAGGGGTAACCCATCACACTCTCCAACAATATCGCCCAAAATTTCTTCCAAAGATGGAACCTTTAAAATCCCACGTCCGGTATGCGCCAAGAATAAATTCATGGACTCCTCATTGGAAAGTGGAGACACTTCGACTATCTCACAACAACCTATAGATCTACAAACCACTTTCGATCTACTAGTTAATACCAACCTACTCCCATTGCTGAATATTGGTATAGGGATCCCGACCTTTTCAAGAACGAACCCTTCCCAAACATCATCTAAGATCAACATATGTCTTATTTGTCGCAATTCGTTCCTTAACACAGCTGCACGTTTTTGTTCAGGTTTCGGAAGATCTTCAATATTCATAGCATCTGCAATGTCTTGTTGTAACCTGGTGATGTTGAAGTCCTGTGAAACAGTGACCCAAATGATTTTCTCAAACAAGGGTTTAGTTTTAGTCTCCTCCAATAGTTTATTGTGTATGTGCTTCATTATAGTGGTTTTCCCGATCCCGCCCATTCCACATACACCAACCATTCCAATTTCATCACTCATCAAATGCTTCCAAATGTCTGCAATCACCGCGGTTTCACCTTCCAAATGTTCCAACTGAAAAGGCACTCCAGCAGTAGATGGATCATCAATTACAAGAGCTCCAGTGAACCTGCCTTGTTCAATAATTTCCTTCACTTCTTCAACTGTTTGGGAAACTTGTTTCCCAAGGTGCCCACGTGAAAAACAAGACAGATTTTGCGTTCTTTCATCAATGCTTTGTATTTTGCCATTGATGGTTTGCACATCTAGAAGCCAGTTCTCTACTTCTTGCCTTACACATCTTCCCAATCGAAgctctatttttattttcatttccaaaTCACTCTTGATAGCATTTAGTTGGCGTTGTTTTGCCAGAAGATCATTCAACCTTCGTTCAAGTTTTCTGTGATGCTCCATGTATGTACATGTTAGATGTCCAAAACACTTCAGCGCTTCACAAATTGGTAGCACAAGTTCCATAATGCACCAAATACTCTGCAAGGTATAATAATAACAACTACATTTAGTTCTTTATAAAGGATAGATTTACAGtgtatgattatatatctatccaTATATAAATTATGAGTCAATTCCAAAAGtattaagaaaaaaataaaatatctatttatttatatcGCTATATAAAATCTTTTAAAATacccataaaaatatttaaataaaatttaattatttttatgagctctttaaaataatattataaagtatttaattaatttcccaataattcttttatttttcctctTTTACGAGAAACATATTTTCTAATTATACTTAaaaatttcttttgttctttttatttatttaaaatattcttttctTATAAAATCTAAATAAGACACTTTTGAATTTCtaaaatgtttaattatttttataatttttttaaaataatatgaaattacaatttttctttttcttttttttttttttattttccaaggTATCTACTAACGCAAGCCTACTAACTAATCCTTCACATTCTATAAGTACATTAAGGAGTAGATACTAGTTACAATTTTAAAGTTGTTCCACCTAAGACGAGGATTGAACTTGTATTACAGTATTCTTTGTgaattctttttattattaaaattatttttcttataccatttaattatttttcttttccttttcattattaaaagtgtttttcttataaattttaaattaaaatatgttttttaaaCTCCTAAATTGTTTTGGTTAGACCAACAATTActgaatatttttataatttgctTATGAGAAATATGTTATAGTCAAAAGACAATGGGACTATAAAGAGATGaaacatcattttaattaattGCAAAATTATAATCTTCATTCATTATCttcacatatttatttaattaaatacatatgttatattaaattattttattttaataaattctgTAAAGATCAAAAGTAAAGATTTGCTATATGTCCAtcttttaaacaaacatatttactttttaatattataaaaaaataaaaatataaatgttgCACGTGATAACAAATACTAGAATATACAAAAACATAATTTGAAGAAACTTTTGAACTAaccaatataatttttattgtaaatatttttattatttataagactaatcatatttataaaaaaagaattttaattttattaaattgtttgGTTAAACAACTTTACTTACAAATAAGAATTTTGCTTCTACTAAAAGActtttaataattgaatttataagaataaataaaaaattatattaaactaCTTTATATTTTAATCGTTATGGTTCTAAATAGCAAATTtaaatcatttatataattttataaatactaCATTGATATAATCTAATCTAATATGTTTGTTAGTATAACCATATTTGTTaatatggattaaattttgatttctATATTCTATACTAAATTTTTGAAAAGATACCAATATTACTAAAGGAATATAAAATCAAAATATGTGAATAAATATCGAAAACTTCAAAGGGTATTGAAATTTCCTATAATGTACCAAATTTTTGAAACAATACCAACACTATTGAAGGGTATTTTAATTTCTAAAAGTATATTAAATTTTTGATATACCAAAATATTTAACGAGCTGCTCTTAAGAATTTTGGTATTGATGCggtattaaaattttgatatctTACAAATTTTATATCTCTTAAAAATATAGGTATAGTGAACGTTATTATGTGGCACAAGCGAGTAAGAAAAGAGCACCAACAAAAATAGTGTATTAATTGATCCCAGCATTAATATTGTCTTATATAATTtagtattttattaaaaatttgtaTATCAAAATAACTAACAATCTCTCTTACAAATATTAATATCGTGTTAGAAATTTTGCtatatatattacaatttatCATGAAAATATATAACACCAAAATTTATTAGTATAgatcaaattttatataatacaaatatttttaaagaGAAGATTTTAAAGAATAACCAAAATTAGATTTGGAAGGTTAAGCACTAAAAATATTAGTATATTTTAGAAAATTTGGTAGAATTTTAGAattattgatatttttaaaaaattaatattatattacaaattttgatatatcaaaatattttttaaattttttatatctaTTAAAAATATTGGTATCgtgttaaaattttagttttgtgTTAGAATTATTGATGGGATGAAATCTAGTGAAATACCATAGCTGAAACAAAATAGGTGAAACAAAAGGTATAAAAGGTAAGATTATTGTGATAGGAAACTCAAAAGAGGTGAAGTGAGATTTGGAATTCCCTCAAACCCCATAGCTGAAACAAATGATGAACTCAGAATAATCTCAAATAGCCTTTAAAATGAAAGATAAGCTTACCTGACAAAAGTTACGAATTTGCTGGCAGTAATATTCAAAACCTAATGAACAGAAAAGCGATTCAAATCAGATAATTAAATGGAAAATTATTCAAAATTAGCTACTGTGGAAGACGATGTTACCTTTCCCCTTTTCTACAACATAAATTCTTGAATTGTTGGCTAAAGATGAGAGAAGTACCAACCaatgttgaagataaaagaggtgATCTGCTTCAGTTGACATTTGGTTAAATGATTGCAGATCAGTGTGACGAAACATGGATTTTGTTATATTAATAGAGAGTTCATACTCTGATTTTGGTTTTCCTATTAGACTTAAATTATACATTCAGTCCTTTGTCCTCTGTTTAAAATTGTttgatatattattaaaaatttaatgctGTTCAAAAGACAAATAAAAACTTTTTGACTCAGTCTTGATATATAAAAGATAATAGATAGGTCAAAATATGCATAAAGTCCTTGTATTTTAGTACATTTGGAATTTAGTAGTcctttctattttcaatttcagATTTAActgttaatttttattaaatttattggtcttaaattttaaaataaaataaacatgtaacaaaagaaataaaattgcaataaaaattccttaaaataaaagtaaaaattaaaattaaaatatacaaaCATCATAAAAGCTTACGCATATTTAATCGTAAAGATATTATATTgagaatgtttgaaattttttgtgCGATAGAATATTTAATCTTAAAGatattatattcaattaaattttatgaataattaatattaattgcttaaaaatatttaaaatttatattttatatattaacatattaacaacaatttataataatttttttatattcttactaagatataataatattaactaatttgaacattatttaaatgcatatttattactttataacACAAGATCTAAAATACACATTTTGTTTATCATAAGCACTTTTTGACAGTAATACTAAATACTTAAATCttaaactaaacttttcaaaaatacttGTCAAAATCACTTTTCTACAacacttttaaaatatttttaaaagcaaTGCTAAACTAGCCCTTATATTTAAATGATTGTAGGGCAATGTCGGAATTTTATTTCCCAGCATGATAAATTATTATAGGCCGTTGGATTTGGCCtacattttataattatattgataGAGAGGTCAAATTTGGTGATACTAAATTCAAAAGTTAATCCTTATGACATAATgttatttattttgataataatcttagttaatttaaataattaaatatttcgAATAACATGGTGATGtataaattaacatataataaattTCATCAAACCGTTATCTTAATATGTTTGTTTAACTTCAGTTAGGTGATAACAGGTTTCTTCTTGAGCACATGGAAATTATGGACTGTCCCATTAGGCTTCAACTTCTTATAGTTTCATAGTGCTTAAAGCTTGCCTCCTTATCATCAAGTGGG from Gossypium arboreum isolate Shixiya-1 chromosome 1, ASM2569848v2, whole genome shotgun sequence harbors:
- the LOC108481687 gene encoding putative disease resistance protein At4g10780, with translation MEHHRKLERRLNDLLAKQRQLNAIKSDLEMKIKIELRLGRCVRQEVENWLLDVQTINGKIQSIDERTQNLSCFSRGHLGKQVSQTVEEVKEIIEQGRFTGALVIDDPSTAGVPFQLEHLEGETAVIADIWKHLMSDEIGMVGVCGMGGIGKTTIMKHIHNKLLEETKTKPLFEKIIWVTVSQDFNITRLQQDIADAMNIEDLPKPEQKRAAVLRNELRQIRHMLILDDVWEGFVLEKVGIPIPIFSNGSRLVLTSRSKVVCRSIGCCEIVEVSPLSNEESMNLFLAHTGRGILKVPSLEEILGDIVGECDGLPLAIAVIAGSMKGIYDVVDWRNALTELGDHITSVKGTDKEIYGRLKFSFDRLEDSNIQNCFLYCSLYPEDCRIPRVELIEYWIDEGFLERGSRQQLHDRGHTILNRLVNNYLLEMAGDDVKMHDLMRDMALYIKHPYFMVKAGTGLKDLPSKQEWKDVKRVSFMMNMVSEIPPSLSPNCQNLSTLLLQNNESLKRISESFFQHMHSLSVLDLSYTSIEQLPNSVSNLETLNALVLRGCKELRYVPSLEKLKALRKLDLQGTGIEKVPKGLEMLANLTYLNLCTESLNELPIAILPRLSYLQCLVLYVKSPSVKMNGLEATRLRKLEVFEGRFNELIDFNAYIKSIQGRELTSYLLVMASPKAKFDARPLVEGLNNAFFFNFDLLGDCDVRNVFKIVAGHQGTDAIKSIKFQ